The Triticum aestivum cultivar Chinese Spring chromosome 3A, IWGSC CS RefSeq v2.1, whole genome shotgun sequence genome includes a region encoding these proteins:
- the LOC123061418 gene encoding uncharacterized protein isoform X2, protein MHKVLIPLVLPDYQGMSRAARDEKSGASRRKGSRDSDGQNNPVEAARGSSRQITIKREKQRKGPMEEFGEEQGLHHLASRKGRPCHHLASPGPHAPVSSLEAGFRELRLQGRMNVQVCSIKCFSTFDG, encoded by the exons ATGCACAAAGTGCTTATTCCTTTGGTGCTTCCAGATTATCAAGGTATGAGCAGAGCAGCGAGGGATGAGAAAAG TGGTGCATCTAGGAGGAAGGGATCTAGAGACAGCGATGGGCAAAACAATCCTGTGGAGGCAGCAAGAGGCAGTTCTCGACAAATCACTATTAAG AGAGAAAAGCAGCGCAAGGGTCCAATGGAAGAATTTGGTGAAGAACAAGGTCTCCATCATTTGGCGTCAAGGAAGGGAAGACCATGTCATCATTTGGCCAGTCCAG GTCCCCATGCCCCTGTATCTTCCCTCGAAGCCGGGTTCCGCGAGCTAAGGTTGCAGGGGAGAATGAACGTGCAAGTTTGCAGCAtcaaatgtttttctacatttGATGGGTAG
- the LOC123061418 gene encoding uncharacterized protein isoform X1 yields the protein MGLDLHFPRFLADKYIMRENLYVLMLCTSKYKQSRKISSSTSLTTPVVHLGGRDLETAMGKTILWRQQEAVLDKSLLREKSSARVQWKNLVKNKVSIIWRQGREDHVIIWPVQVPMPLYLPSKPGSAS from the exons ATGGGATTGGATCTCCATTTTCCAAGATTCTTAGCTGATAAGTATATTATGCGGGAAAATCTCTACGTACTGATGTTGTGCACATCCAAATACAAGCAAT CGAGGAAGATTTCATCCTCAACCTCCCTCACGACCCCAG TGGTGCATCTAGGAGGAAGGGATCTAGAGACAGCGATGGGCAAAACAATCCTGTGGAGGCAGCAAGAGGCAGTTCTCGACAAATCACTATTAAG AGAGAAAAGCAGCGCAAGGGTCCAATGGAAGAATTTGGTGAAGAACAAGGTCTCCATCATTTGGCGTCAAGGAAGGGAAGACCATGTCATCATTTGGCCAGTCCAG GTCCCCATGCCCCTGTATCTTCCCTCGAAGCCGGGTTCCGCGAGCTAA